One part of the Synergistaceae bacterium genome encodes these proteins:
- a CDS encoding metalloregulator ArsR/SmtB family transcription factor: MAASYAEQAKLFKAFGDEKRLCILELLRDGEKCACELIDRLDMPQSTLSYHMKILCDTGVVKGREDGKWTYYSISNSGGQNAAAMLLELTTTKLGCQIEKGLDLQLKEGDDNVYI; encoded by the coding sequence ATGGCCGCGTCATATGCAGAGCAGGCTAAACTATTCAAGGCGTTCGGTGATGAAAAACGATTGTGTATTCTTGAACTGCTGCGCGATGGTGAAAAATGTGCCTGTGAATTGATCGACAGGTTGGATATGCCGCAATCAACGCTTTCCTACCACATGAAGATACTTTGTGATACCGGGGTCGTGAAAGGACGCGAAGATGGCAAGTGGACGTATTATTCGATCAGCAACAGCGGCGGACAAAACGCCGCCGCGATGCTTCTTGAACTGACTACGACAAAGTTAGGCTGTCAAATCGAAAAAGGCCTGGACTTACAGTTGAAAGAAGGCGACGATAACGTTTACATCTGA
- a CDS encoding permease encodes MLFGELFGLFIGISFVVALLQIYISQERIKRVLSTPRKGLNSVLGALLGAVTPFCSCSTIPVLVGLFKSGAPFNGAISFLLTSPILNPAILTLMAAFFGVKATIVYTIFTFSFAVVMGLILDKLGFEKEVKKVTVKGGHQDGVSWETLEGTFWQRQAQAIKFALKDSFGLFKGVVLFLLLGAGIGAFIYEFIPTDLLSGFAGANNLWAVPLAAIVGIPMYIRVETMIPIAGILIAKGVAPGVMIALILGGAGASIPEVSLLNAIFKKKMVIAFVLCIFAVATITGYVFNFVL; translated from the coding sequence ATGCTGTTTGGCGAACTGTTCGGACTGTTCATTGGCATCAGCTTTGTGGTTGCCCTGCTGCAGATCTATATTTCCCAGGAGCGGATCAAGCGCGTGTTGAGCACCCCGCGTAAAGGGCTGAACAGTGTGCTTGGCGCGCTGTTGGGAGCGGTCACACCGTTTTGTTCCTGCTCCACGATCCCGGTTCTGGTTGGCCTGTTCAAGAGCGGCGCCCCCTTTAACGGAGCGATTTCCTTCCTGCTGACATCGCCCATTTTGAATCCGGCCATTCTTACCCTGATGGCGGCATTCTTTGGCGTAAAAGCTACTATCGTTTACACCATCTTCACTTTTTCGTTTGCCGTAGTGATGGGACTTATCCTTGACAAATTGGGCTTTGAAAAAGAAGTCAAGAAAGTCACAGTCAAGGGCGGTCATCAGGACGGCGTAAGCTGGGAGACACTGGAGGGTACTTTCTGGCAGAGGCAAGCTCAAGCTATTAAATTCGCATTGAAGGATTCCTTCGGCCTGTTCAAAGGGGTCGTGCTGTTCCTGCTTCTGGGCGCAGGGATCGGCGCTTTCATATACGAGTTTATCCCCACTGATCTGCTGTCTGGTTTTGCCGGCGCAAATAACCTGTGGGCAGTCCCTTTGGCTGCTATTGTCGGCATTCCCATGTATATCCGTGTCGAAACCATGATCCCCATTGCAGGTATCCTGATTGCTAAGGGTGTTGCCCCTGGCGTTATGATCGCATTGATTTTAGGTGGGGCGGGCGCAAGTATTCCCGAAGTCTCATTGCTGAACGCTATCTTTAAGAAAAAGATGGTTATCGCATTTGTATTGTGTATCTTTGCTGTTGCAACGATTACAGGCTATGTTTTCAATTTTGTCTTATAA